From the Acidovorax carolinensis genome, one window contains:
- the gcvT gene encoding glycine cleavage system aminomethyltransferase GcvT, whose product MSAPAAAPLLNTPLNALHIELGARMVPFAGYSMPVQYPAGLMAEHQHTRQAAGLFDVSHMGQLKLVGPDAAAAFESLMPVDVIDLPVGKQRYGLLLNDAGGIIDDLMFFRVAQNEIFVIVNGACKVGDIAHIQARIGQRCEVLPMPDHALLALQGPQAVTALSRLAPGVEKLVFMTGGNYAIAGCDCFVTRSGYTGEDGFEISVPAAQADTLARALLAQPEVKPIGLGARNSLRLEAGLCLYGNDIDTTTSPVEAAIGWAMQKVRRTGGARAGGFPGADKVLAQLDNPASLTRKRVGLIALERVPVREHTELQSLDGQKIGEVTSGLLGPTIDKPVAMGYVLPAHAALGTRVNAIVRGKAVPMEVSAMPFVPTNYYRG is encoded by the coding sequence ATGTCCGCACCTGCCGCCGCCCCCCTGCTCAATACGCCCCTGAACGCCCTGCACATCGAGCTGGGCGCCCGCATGGTGCCGTTTGCCGGCTACTCCATGCCCGTGCAGTACCCCGCGGGCCTGATGGCCGAGCACCAGCACACGCGCCAGGCCGCCGGCCTGTTCGATGTGTCCCACATGGGCCAGCTCAAACTGGTCGGCCCCGATGCCGCTGCCGCGTTCGAGAGCCTGATGCCCGTGGACGTGATCGACCTGCCCGTGGGCAAGCAGCGCTACGGCCTGCTGCTCAACGACGCGGGCGGCATCATCGACGACCTGATGTTCTTTCGTGTTGCGCAAAACGAAATCTTCGTGATCGTCAACGGCGCCTGCAAGGTGGGCGACATCGCGCACATCCAGGCCCGCATCGGCCAGCGTTGCGAAGTCCTCCCCATGCCCGACCATGCCCTGCTGGCGCTGCAGGGCCCCCAGGCCGTCACCGCCCTGTCGCGCCTGGCGCCGGGCGTTGAAAAGCTGGTGTTCATGACCGGCGGCAACTACGCCATCGCGGGCTGCGACTGCTTTGTGACGCGCAGCGGCTACACCGGCGAGGATGGCTTTGAAATCTCCGTGCCCGCCGCGCAGGCCGACACGCTGGCGCGTGCGCTGCTGGCCCAGCCCGAAGTCAAGCCCATCGGCCTGGGCGCGCGCAACTCGCTGCGCCTGGAAGCCGGCCTGTGCCTGTATGGCAACGACATCGACACCACCACCTCCCCTGTGGAAGCGGCCATTGGCTGGGCCATGCAAAAGGTGCGCCGCACCGGTGGCGCCCGCGCAGGCGGTTTCCCGGGCGCCGACAAGGTGCTGGCGCAGCTCGACAACCCGGCCAGCCTGACGCGCAAGCGCGTGGGCCTGATCGCGCTGGAGCGCGTGCCCGTGCGCGAGCACACCGAGCTGCAAAGCCTGGATGGCCAGAAGATCGGCGAGGTCACCAGCGGCCTGCTGGGCCCCACCATCGACAAACCCGTGGCCATGGGCTATGTGCTGCCCGCCCATGCCGCCCTGGGCACGCGCGTCAACGCCATCGTGCGCGGCAAGGCCGTGCCCATGGAAGTGAGCGCCATGCCCTTTGTGCCCACGAACTACTACCGCGGCTAA
- a CDS encoding TRAP transporter small permease has protein sequence MKNIFLSFERWCTRLAMLGACAMLALASALGMFQILMRFVFEQPAEWTEVLIRFSLIWMVFLAIPAAFRQGAMVSVDVLYRWSPPRVRRVLDWVVCLAALALIGVIIWWGWDYAQRGGVQSMAGLESVSMFWAYLAMPVGGLFCVVGIIGNLIDPQRMELETAQ, from the coding sequence ATGAAAAACATCTTTCTTTCCTTTGAGCGCTGGTGCACCAGGTTGGCCATGCTCGGCGCCTGCGCCATGCTGGCCCTGGCCTCAGCGCTGGGTATGTTCCAGATCCTGATGCGCTTCGTGTTCGAGCAGCCCGCCGAGTGGACCGAGGTGCTGATCCGCTTCAGCCTGATCTGGATGGTGTTTCTGGCCATTCCAGCCGCGTTTCGCCAGGGGGCGATGGTGAGCGTGGACGTGCTCTACCGCTGGAGCCCGCCGCGCGTTCGCCGCGTGCTCGACTGGGTGGTATGCCTGGCCGCGCTGGCATTGATCGGCGTGATCATCTGGTGGGGCTGGGACTACGCGCAGCGCGGCGGCGTGCAGAGCATGGCCGGGCTGGAGTCGGTGTCGATGTTCTGGGCGTATCTCGCCATGCCCGTGGGCGGATTGTTCTGCGTGGTGGGAATCATCGGCAACCTGATCGATCCCCAGCGCATGGAACTGGAGACCGCGCAATGA
- a CDS encoding TRAP transporter large permease: MTPVMISTMVLCFALTVSVAVSIGLASILGIQVANANMLIAVKEMFASINKFPLAAIPFFILAGNLMETGGISRRLVEFAKSIVGGVQGGLPMTCVLTCMIFAAVSGSSVATTFAIGAILIPALIKHGYPTSYAAALQATSAELGVIIPPSIPMILYGVSAEVSIGELFIAGFGPGLLISGALMLFVWAYCKYKGWGKNDGDGRMPFGRATLQAGWALFMPVIILGGIYGGIFTPTEASAVAVFYALVVGVVIYREIKVKDLFAILRKSAISSAVIMFIIANAGLFAFLITRAGVPDAIGRWLEAVLQSPTLFLLGVNAALFIIGMFIETSAAIIVLAPILAPVAMHFGVDPVHFGLIMVVNLALGMITPPFGVNLFAACTVARISLDRIIKHLLPFVGVILVCLMVITYVPWISLALRDLVYAK; the protein is encoded by the coding sequence ATGACGCCAGTAATGATCTCCACCATGGTGCTGTGCTTTGCACTCACCGTCTCCGTGGCCGTGTCGATCGGGCTGGCCTCCATCCTGGGCATCCAGGTGGCCAACGCCAACATGCTGATCGCGGTGAAAGAGATGTTCGCCTCGATCAACAAGTTTCCACTGGCCGCCATTCCGTTTTTCATCTTGGCGGGCAACCTGATGGAAACCGGCGGCATCTCGCGCCGGCTGGTCGAGTTTGCCAAGAGCATCGTCGGCGGCGTGCAGGGCGGCCTGCCCATGACCTGCGTGCTCACCTGCATGATCTTTGCGGCGGTGTCGGGCTCGTCGGTGGCCACCACTTTTGCCATTGGCGCCATTTTGATCCCTGCGCTCATCAAACATGGCTACCCCACCAGCTATGCCGCGGCGCTGCAGGCCACCAGTGCCGAGTTGGGCGTGATCATTCCGCCCTCCATTCCCATGATCCTGTACGGCGTGAGCGCCGAGGTGTCGATTGGTGAGCTGTTCATCGCCGGCTTTGGCCCGGGCCTCTTGATCAGTGGCGCGCTGATGCTGTTTGTCTGGGCCTACTGCAAATACAAGGGCTGGGGCAAGAACGATGGCGATGGCCGCATGCCCTTTGGCCGCGCCACGCTGCAGGCCGGCTGGGCATTGTTCATGCCTGTGATCATTCTGGGCGGCATCTACGGCGGCATCTTCACCCCCACCGAGGCCTCGGCCGTGGCCGTGTTCTACGCGCTGGTGGTGGGCGTGGTGATCTACCGCGAAATCAAGGTCAAGGACCTGTTCGCCATCCTGCGCAAGTCGGCCATCTCGTCGGCGGTAATCATGTTCATCATCGCCAACGCCGGGTTGTTTGCCTTCCTCATCACGCGCGCCGGCGTGCCGGATGCCATTGGCCGCTGGCTGGAGGCGGTGTTGCAATCCCCCACCCTGTTCCTGCTGGGTGTGAACGCGGCGCTGTTCATCATCGGCATGTTCATCGAGACCAGCGCGGCCATCATCGTGCTGGCGCCCATCCTGGCGCCCGTGGCAATGCACTTCGGCGTGGACCCGGTGCACTTCGGCCTGATCATGGTGGTGAACCTCGCACTGGGCATGATCACGCCGCCCTTTGGCGTGAACCTGTTTGCCGCCTGCACGGTGGCGCGCATATCGCTGGACCGCATCATCAAGCACCTGCTGCCGTTCGTGGGGGTGATCCTGGTGTGCCTGATGGTCATCACCTATGTGCCATGGATTTCGCTGGCGCTGCGCGATCTGGTGTACGCGAAGTAA
- the gcvH gene encoding glycine cleavage system protein GcvH encodes MTIKFSKDHEWINAADANAAVVGITVHAQDALGDVVFVDLPAVGTTFAQGDVAGVVESVKAAADVYMPVSGEVVEVNEALRADPSLANSDPLNTGWFFKVKLSDASQLDALLDEATYADFAKNA; translated from the coding sequence ATGACGATCAAATTTTCCAAAGACCACGAATGGATCAACGCCGCCGACGCCAATGCGGCCGTGGTCGGCATCACCGTGCACGCCCAGGACGCGCTGGGTGACGTGGTGTTTGTGGACCTGCCCGCCGTGGGCACCACGTTTGCCCAGGGCGACGTGGCCGGCGTGGTCGAGTCGGTCAAGGCCGCCGCCGACGTGTACATGCCGGTCTCCGGCGAAGTGGTCGAAGTCAACGAGGCCCTGCGCGCCGACCCCTCGCTGGCCAACTCCGACCCGCTCAACACCGGCTGGTTCTTCAAGGTCAAGCTCAGCGACGCGAGCCAGCTCGATGCGCTGCTGGACGAAGCCACCTACGCCGATTTCGCCAAGAACGCCTGA